A genomic window from Helicobacter suis HS1 includes:
- a CDS encoding glycosyltransferase family 9 protein codes for MISPLTPKFLSLSLSLSCEPYGVFFLGAFEPQRKWSFKSWVELALKISPDFQIVLCGSKEEIDEAQEIMLGFPKAINLVGKTAFIELLHVLSKASFIVSVETAIPHYAVALGLGPIFIIPNANALVQFVPYPEYIQANYHVIYHPKMEALLAT; via the coding sequence TTGATCTCCCCACTTACCCCAAAATTCCTCTCTCTCTCTCTCTCTCTCTCTTGTGAACCTTATGGGGTGTTTTTTCTAGGGGCTTTTGAGCCTCAAAGAAAATGGTCTTTTAAATCTTGGGTAGAACTTGCCTTAAAAATCTCACCAGATTTTCAAATTGTACTTTGTGGTTCAAAGGAAGAGATAGATGAGGCACAAGAGATCATGTTAGGTTTCCCTAAGGCTATTAATCTTGTAGGAAAAACCGCCTTTATAGAACTTTTACATGTCCTCTCTAAAGCCTCTTTTATTGTTTCTGTAGAAACAGCAATACCTCACTATGCTGTAGCTTTAGGCTTAGGTCCAATTTTTATAATCCCTAACGCCAATGCTCTCGTCCAGTTTGTCCCCTATCCAGAATATATACAAGCTAATTACCATGTGATCTACCATCCTAAAATGGAAGCCTTATTAGCAACATAG